ACCTGGACCGCTGCCTGGACACCTCCGAGCGGGAGCCGATCACCCAGCAGATGCAGTGGGACTACAAATAGGCCACCGGGCACCGTCCGCCCGCACGGCCTGACACGGCGCCGTGCTATAACCACCGGCGCCCCGTTACTATCTTCGTGCCCCAATAATCGGGGCTTTGGCCAGCCAGGGCCGGCATGATTCCCGCCCCCAGTCGCCCATGATCCGGGGGGTGTTGTCACCGGCCTGGTGGGTGGCTGGTGATCGCTGATAGGGGCTTGGCCAGGACTTCCTTAGGCCGTCCGTAACGTGGATGCCGAGACTTGCCACCGATGTTGCCGGCCAATGTGTTTCATTGCGTCTCACCTTCATGCAAGAACCGCTTCAGCACAATTCCATTGATGTCTTTGTCGGCGTCGATGTCGGCAAGGGCCAGCATCACGCCGTCGCGCTCGATCGCAGCGGCAAGCGCCTGTACAACAAGGCGCTGCCCAACGACGAAGCCAAACTACGTGCCCTGATCAACGAACTCAAGGCGCACGGCCAGCTTCTGTTCGTCGTCGACCAACCCGCCACCATCGGTGCGCTACCGGTGGCCGTCGCTCGCGACGAGGGTGTCTTGGTCGCCTATCTGCCAGGGCTGGCCATGCGCCGCATCGCAGATCTACACGCCGGTGAAGCCAAGACCGACGCTCGCGACGCGGCAATCATTGCCGAAGCCGCCCGCTCCATGCCCCACACCTTGCGCTCGCTGCGGCTGGCCGATGAGCCGCTGGCCGAGCTCACCATGCTGTGTGGCTTCGACGACGATCTGGCCGCCCAAGTCACTCAAACCAGCAACCGCATTCGCAGCCTGCTCACCCAGATTCATCCCGCCCTCGAACGAGTGCTGGGGCCGCGCCTGGATCATCCTGCCGTGCTCGATCTGCTTGAGCGCTACCCGTCACCCGCCGCACTTGCCGCGACCAGTGAGAAGACCCTTGCCAACCGACTGACCAAACTCGCTCCGCGCATGGGCAAGCGCCTGGCCGCCGAGATTGTTCAAGCGCTTGGCGAACAGACCGTCGTTGTGCCCGGCACCCAGGCCGCGACTGTCGTCATGCCACGCCTTGCCAAGCAGCTCGCAGCCTTGCTGCAGCAGCGCGACGAGGTCGCCAGTGAAGCCGAACGCCTCGTGCATGCGCACCCTCTTTACCCGGTCCTGACCAGCATGCCCGGAGTCGGCGTCAGGACCGCCGCCAGACTCCTGACCGAAGTCGCGCACAAGGCCTTCGCTTCGGCCGCACACCTGGCCGCCTACGCCGGCCTCGCGCCGGTCACCCGGCGCTCAGGCTCGTCGATCCGCGGCGAACACCCCTCCAGGCGCGGCAACAAGGTGCTCAAACGAACCTTGTTTCTCTCCGCGTTCGCTGCCTTGCGAGACCCGATCTCACGCGCCTACTACACGCGCAAGATCCAGCAAGGCAAGCGTCACAACCAAGCCCTCATCGCGCTGGCTAGGCGTCGTTGCGACGTCCTGTTCGCCATGCTGCGCGACGGGACCTTTTACCAACCCAAAACCGTCCCTAACGCTTGACGAAACACATAGGGGCACCCCCCAAGCCCCCGCCTTTCGCTGCGAAGGAGCCCGCCGATGACCGATGACGCTGCAAGCCGTTGCCCAGTTCAACGCCGCCACCCTGCTCGATTCCTTCATCAGCCTGACTGCCGCCTTCGGGCTCGGCTCGCTGATCGGCTTTGAACGGCAGGTGCGCCAGCGTACGGCCGGCCTGCGCACCAACGCGCTGGTGGCGGTCTCGGCGGCGGCCTTCGTCGACATGGCCGCGCAGATCGGCTCATCCGCCGATACCACCCGCGTGATCGCCTACGTGGTGTCGGGGGTGGGCTTCCTGGGCGCGGGCACCATCATGAAGGAAGGGCTGAACGTGCGCGGCCTGAACACCGCCGCCACGCTGTGGGGCTCGGCCGCCGTGGGCGCGGCGGCGGGCGCCGACCTGATCGGCCAGGCCCTGATGATCTCGATGTTTGTGCTGGCCTCGAACATCCTGCTGCGGCCGGTGGTTGACCGCATCAACCGCACGCCGCTGGACAACCAGGCCAGCGAAGTCACCTACACCGTGCACGCCATCTCCACCCGCGAGCGCCAGAAAGAAGCGCTCGCCAATCTGGAGCGCCTGCTGGAAGAGGCCAGCTACCCGATCAGCGATCTCTCGGTCGAGCCGTTCGGCGAAGACCACGTGGAGATGGAGGCCATGCTGATGTCCACCGCCGTCAACGCCGGCGAGCTGGACCGGATTGTCGGCGCGCTGGCGGCGCAGCCGCATATCGCGCAGGCGTACTGGAACCCGAGCACCACCGAGTAGGCGCGCGCCCGGGGCGACCGGGTGTCGCCAGGGCATCAGCCCAGGCGGAAAGCGGCGATCGCCTCGTTCAGCGCCTGCGCCTGCTCTTCCAGCGACTCGGCCGCGGCGGCGGCCTGCTCGACCAGCGCGGCGTTCTGCTGGGTCGCTTCGTCCATCAGCGTGACGGCCTTGTTGACCTGCTCGATGCCGGAGCTCTGCTCGCTGGAGGCGGCGGCGATCTCGCCCATGATGTCCGTCACGCGGCGGATCGAGGTGACGATGTCTTCCATGGTGCTGCCGGCCCGCTCGGCCAGCTTGCTGCCGGTCTCGACCTTGGACAGCGAGGCCTCGATCATCTCTTTGATTTCCTTGGCCGCCGCCGCGCTGCGCTGCGCCAGGCTGCGCACCTCGCCGGCCACCACCGCGAAGCCGCGGCCCTGCTCGCCGGCGCGCGCGGCTTCCACCGCGGCATTCAGCGCCAGGATGTTGGTCTGGAACGCGATGCCGTCGATCACGCCGATGATCTCCGACACCGTGCGCGACGACGCGCTGATCTCGCGCATGGTCGCCACCACGTCGGTCACCACCGCGCCGCCCTGGGTGGCGACGGCCGAGGCGCTGTCGGCAAGCTGGCTGGCCTGGCGGGCGTTGTCGGCGTTCTGGCGCACGATCGAGGTCATCTCCTCCATGCTCGACGCCGTCTCCTCCAGCGAGCTCGCCTGTTCCTCGGTGCGCTGCGACAGGTCGGCGTTGCCGGCGGCGATCTGCTTGGTGGCCGCACCGATCGACTCCGAGCCATGGCGCACACGGCGCACGGTATCCGTCAACGCGGCCTGCATGCGGGCCAAGCCTTCCAGCAGGCGCCCCATCTCATCGCGCCGATCGATACGCACGGGCTGCGTCAGGTCGCCGGCGGCAATGCGGTCGAACTGCGCCAGCGAGGCATTCAGCGGCCCGACGATGGCGCGCAGCAGCAGCCACGCACACCCGACCGATACCACCAGCGCGAGCACGATGGCCGCGATCACCAGGCTGCGGATGCGCGCGTAGGCCTGCTGCGAATCGTCGAAATTGCTCTTGGAGAACGCCAGTTGCTGCTTGCCGAGCGCCTGGCTGGCGTCGTTCGCCTCGCGGAAGGACTTGGAGACGCGCTCGTCCATGATGGCGTCGGCCGCGGTGCGATCGCCCGCGCGCAGCGCCTTGATGATGTCGCGCAGGCTGCCGGACGCCGCTTCGCGCTTGGTGCCGACCTCCTTGGACAGCCGCGTTTCTTCGTCGCCGTGCGGCAGCGCCAGGTACTTCTTCCAGGCCGCGTCGGAGCGGGTGATCAGCTCCTCGGTGCGGTCGAGCAGCTGCATCGCGTCTTTGTCGTTCGGATACAGCATTGCCTTGTCCAGCGCCGTGCGGGCGCGGGTCAGGCTCAGGTCGGACTCGCCCAGCGCGAGGGCGGACGGGAACTGGTTGCGGTAGGTCTCTTCGTGCGCCCGGTTCGCATCGCGCAGGCCGAGCAGTCCGGCCACGCCGATCAGCAGGGCAAGCAGGAACAGGATGGAAACCGTGAGGACCAGTCGGGTGCGTATCGTCAGGCGAGCGGACATA
The sequence above is drawn from the Ralstonia solanacearum K60 genome and encodes:
- a CDS encoding MgtC/SapB family protein, producing the protein MTLQAVAQFNAATLLDSFISLTAAFGLGSLIGFERQVRQRTAGLRTNALVAVSAAAFVDMAAQIGSSADTTRVIAYVVSGVGFLGAGTIMKEGLNVRGLNTAATLWGSAAVGAAAGADLIGQALMISMFVLASNILLRPVVDRINRTPLDNQASEVTYTVHAISTRERQKEALANLERLLEEASYPISDLSVEPFGEDHVEMEAMLMSTAVNAGELDRIVGALAAQPHIAQAYWNPSTTE
- a CDS encoding IS110 family transposase, giving the protein MQEPLQHNSIDVFVGVDVGKGQHHAVALDRSGKRLYNKALPNDEAKLRALINELKAHGQLLFVVDQPATIGALPVAVARDEGVLVAYLPGLAMRRIADLHAGEAKTDARDAAIIAEAARSMPHTLRSLRLADEPLAELTMLCGFDDDLAAQVTQTSNRIRSLLTQIHPALERVLGPRLDHPAVLDLLERYPSPAALAATSEKTLANRLTKLAPRMGKRLAAEIVQALGEQTVVVPGTQAATVVMPRLAKQLAALLQQRDEVASEAERLVHAHPLYPVLTSMPGVGVRTAARLLTEVAHKAFASAAHLAAYAGLAPVTRRSGSSIRGEHPSRRGNKVLKRTLFLSAFAALRDPISRAYYTRKIQQGKRHNQALIALARRRCDVLFAMLRDGTFYQPKTVPNA
- a CDS encoding methyl-accepting chemotaxis protein — encoded protein: MSARLTIRTRLVLTVSILFLLALLIGVAGLLGLRDANRAHEETYRNQFPSALALGESDLSLTRARTALDKAMLYPNDKDAMQLLDRTEELITRSDAAWKKYLALPHGDEETRLSKEVGTKREAASGSLRDIIKALRAGDRTAADAIMDERVSKSFREANDASQALGKQQLAFSKSNFDDSQQAYARIRSLVIAAIVLALVVSVGCAWLLLRAIVGPLNASLAQFDRIAAGDLTQPVRIDRRDEMGRLLEGLARMQAALTDTVRRVRHGSESIGAATKQIAAGNADLSQRTEEQASSLEETASSMEEMTSIVRQNADNARQASQLADSASAVATQGGAVVTDVVATMREISASSRTVSEIIGVIDGIAFQTNILALNAAVEAARAGEQGRGFAVVAGEVRSLAQRSAAAAKEIKEMIEASLSKVETGSKLAERAGSTMEDIVTSIRRVTDIMGEIAAASSEQSSGIEQVNKAVTLMDEATQQNAALVEQAAAAAESLEEQAQALNEAIAAFRLG